aAAGAGCGTGGGAcggggaggaaagggggggggggggaaaagggtCCGGGGTGGGGACGGGAAACCTGGGGTGGGGGCAAGGGGTCAGGGTGGGGACAAAACGGGTcaggaatggggaaaaatgggactgggatggggaaaAATGGGACTGGGATGGAAAAAATGGGACTGGGTGAAAAAAGGGGCGAAGGGGGGAATGGGGAGACCAAGATGGGGCcaaggggacggggggggggcaaaaaatGGGTCTGGGGGAGGGACAAGGGGTCAGGGACGGGGTCAGAAGGGTTTGGGGACAGGGCCGAGACCCCCAGCGCCCCCCCTAaccccctccctttccccccgCAGCGCTCGAAGCCCCCCCGGCCACCCCTCAGCCTTCCCCCCCGTGCCACCCCGCGGCCCCTCGGCCCGAGCACTGCGAGGGGGCGGCTTcggggcgccgggggggggttgtccccccccccgctgtgcccccccccggccccgaggtggcggcggcggcggcggcggtgctgcagaagctgggCTGGGCCGCGCGGGAGCTGCCCCGAACGGCGTCGGCCGAGGGCAGCGCCCAGCTCTGCGCCCTGGTGCGGGCCTGCGCCGAGGCCCTGCGGGCGCTACGGGGGCTCGAcgccccccccgggacccccccgggaccccaaACCCCATAAAGGGATTCCCACCCGCCCGGCACCCCCCCTGCACCCAACGCAGCGCGAGGTCCGAGTCTTTTATCTGCGTCTCATTTGGGGttggggtgcggggagggggtttgggggggctggggggggtttagagggaggttggggggggttagggtaggatttgggggggctgggggggatatggggtaGGGTTGAGGGTTTGGGGGAGTTGGAGGGGGTTtagagggggtttgggggaggttggagggggtttggggggttgggggggggttgggggggttggggtaggatttgggggggctgggggttcGTTTATGGGTtggggggggatatggggtaGGAttgaggggtttggggggggttggagggggtttagagggggtttgggggggtgtgggggtgctggggggtgggtttaggggttgggggggatttggggtagGGTTTGGGTGCAgttggggggatttgggggggatttgaGGGTGgttgggggaatttgggggcAATGAGAGTGGGGTTTAGGGGCagtggggggggttgggggggctctgagggggatttgggggcatttaggggggatttgggggtagtttgggggggttgggggcagTGAAGTGAATTTGGGGGCTCTCtgagggggatttggggctcttggggaggtttggggcatttgggggggCTCTTGGGttttttatttggggggggggacactaTTGTTAGGGGGGGGGCACatggcttggggggggggggcagataTCGGCGTGTGGAGGCGATGCCCGGGCACGGGGGGGCCCTatgggacgggggggggggggggctttattttggggtgggggcgTCTATGAACCTATatggcccggggggggggggcgtctATGCGCCTATatggcccgggggggggggggggggcacaataattatataataccgggggggggggggggcgtttaACAGCGTGGTTCCCTcgatttggggggggggtcccgggggggggggggcagccccgggcgggggggggggtcccgctttagcgctgggggggggatttcctcctgcccccccctcccccccccgccctgccccgTTCCACGCTTCCTGCCCGGGCCGGGCTGAGCCGCGCCcagcgcgggggggggggggtgaaacggggcggggggggggggcacggagcgAACCCAGCCCGGGCCCGGCCGCTGCGGGGAGGTcccggggaagggggggggggggtcccgggggggggtcgCCATGGGCTCGGTGTGGAAGCGGCTGCAGCGGGCGGGGAAGCGGGCGGCCAAGGTGCGCTTCGAGGCGAGCTacgaggagctgctggtggagggCACCAGGAAATGGTgagtgcccccccccgggaccccccccacaacccgggacccccccaacccgggacccccccccccgggtcaccgcgacccccccccccggctcccatAGGGTCCCTCTTGTCCCGTACGGACCGGTCCCTatagaggggctgggggggttggggggggtgggggggggacagggctcggggggggggtcgtgatgttgggggggggggggcgtgaaGTCATggggggggctgcgaggggctgggacccccccccgggggatttggggtgctgggggggggagcggggtgcTAAggggggggcggctgctgctgggttgAGGGGGTAATGGGGGAGGTtataaaggggggggggggtggggggggggtcctgagctgccccccccccccccagcacgcAGCCGCTGGTTTCGTTTTAAGTCAAAAATGCCCATAAATGGGGCCAGGGCGGAAAACGGCAACTCTGGAGCCAGGGCGGCCAAAATAACCcggagagggggggggaaggattAAAGCCCCCCCCTGCCCATCCCCCTCCCGGCCGGGGGTGTccaatttcccccccccccccggccccaaatTTAGCTctgccccccccggccccaagCACCTGCCCTGGCTGGGTGGGGACCCGCTGCCGTTATCTATGGGgcggccccacagccccgcccggcccccccccgcgAGATAaggccccccccccaccctccggccccggggggggggtctgaccccctcctgcccccccccccccccccaggcagcccgACAAGCTGGTGGTCGTCTGGACCCGGCGCAATCGGCGCGTCTGCTCCAAGgtgggcttggggggggggcatgggggggctatggggggctatggggggaTTTTGGGCCGGGGGTccatgggggggctgggggggctatggggatttggggggtttgggggctaTGGGGTTATTTAGGGTCTGGGGGTCacgggggggatttggggctgggagggctacggggggggtttgggggaatttggggcttggggggttatggggggccATGGGGTTATttaggggctggggggggctatgggggaATTTGGGGTCAGGGGGGGGCTATGGGCGACTTTGGGGtccgggggctgggggggtcagggggttttggggtgattCTGCTGCTCTTGAGGGGCtactggggggggctggggggctatgggggggggggagggggtgttcgtgggctgggggggtctcggggggggtcccggggggggtcTCGGGGTCCCTGAcggggggggagcagccccacagctggcaGCCCGGCATCGAGAACCCGTACCGGGGCATGGTGGTCTGGGTGGTCCCCGAGAGCGTCGACGTCGTCGTCACCCTCTACCGGGTGCGTGCCTTGCACGAGGACCCTCGTGCACAGCCCTCGTGCACACCCCTCGTGCACACCCCCCTTGTGCACGCCCCCTCGTGCACCCCCCTTGTGCACACCCCCCTCGTGCACGGCCCCTCGCACAAGCCCCCTCCCCTTGCACGCTCGTTGCCTCGCACCCCTCCTCTTGCACGTCCCCTCGTGCACACCGCGGCCCCTTGCACGCGGCCTTTACACGAGCACTCGCACCTAAAGCACGGCCCCTTGCACGAGTTCCAGGTCCCTTTGCACACGCAAGTTCCCTTAGTGCACACCCCGAGCCCCCTTGCACACTTCCCCTTGCACAAGTCCCCTTGCTCATCCACCccatgcccccagcccccccctcTTGCACAAGCCCCTTGCACACTCACCATCCTTGTGCCCCCCACATGCCCCCCCCGCCTTGCACAAGCCCCCCTTGCCACACTcaccctccccgtgccccccccaggacccccacgCCACCACCTACGATGAGAAGGAGTGGACGTTCCTGGTGGAGAACgtgagtggggctggggctgggggggtttggggggttcgGGGACCCCCTTGGGGACCCCGCctgaccccccccaccccattaacccccccccctccccgggcaggAGTCGCGGGGGCGGCGCTCGGTGGTGGCGGGGGCGGCGCTGGACCTGGGCCGCTTGGTGGGCCCCGAGCCCACCCGCCTGGCGCTGCCGCTGCGCCCCCGCTCCCGAAAGGTGGCGGCCGCCAGCCTGCGCCTCAGCCTCTGCGCCACCCTCCTGCACGAGGGGCACCCCACgtgagcggggagggggctgcgggggggctgggggggatttggggggagcaggggggagcgGGGGCAATGGGGGCATCGGGAGGGAGTGGGGGTGTTGGGGGCGTTGGGGGTGTCGGGAGGGtgggggggtcttggggacatGGGAAGGGTCttggggacatcggggacaTCAGGAGGATGTGGGGGTCTTGGGGTCATTGGGAGGGTCTTGGGGTATTGGGGACGTCAGGGACATCAGGAGGGTGTTGGGGTCTTGGGGACAGTGAAAGGGTATTGGGGTcttgggggtcctggggtcatgGGGAGGATGTGAGGGTCttggggacatcggggacaTCAGGAGAGTAttggggtcttggggacatgggaagggtcttggggacattggggacgtCAGGAGAGTATTGGGGTCTGGGGTATTGGGAGGAtgggggggtcttggggacacTGAAGGGGTAttggggtcttggggacatTCAGGGACATCAGGAGGGCATTGGGGTCTTGGGGTCATGGGGAGGATGTGGGGGTCTTGGGGACACTGAAAGGGTCttggggtcttggggacatcggggacaTCAGGAGGGTGTGGGAGTCTTGGGGtcattggggacattgggagGGTGTTGGGGTGTTGGGGGTCTTGGGGACTTGGGGACATGGGAAGGGTCTTGGGGACATTGGAGACATcgggggggtcttggggtctTGGGGGTCTTGGAGCCATGGGGAGGACGTGACGGTCTTGGGGCCACTGGGAGGGCCGGGGGGATCGGGGtcttggggacattggggacatcgGGAGGGCTTTGGGGTCTCGGGGGTCTGGGGGTCacctggaggggggggggagacccCGCGGTGACATTTTGGGGCGCAGGGACGAGGACATGCGCAGCGTGGCCAGCCTGCTCAGCTCCCGCATGGGCGAACGGTGGCCGACCTGGGGGACTTCAACgagagcgaggaggaggaggaggaggaggaggaaggtcgTGCTGGGGGGAGGGTGCGCCGGGAGAGCgccccccccgtccccaaaGGTGGGTGCGGGGCCCCAAAACTGCTCCGGATCGCCCCAAAATGGGTGTGGTGGCCCCCACAGACCCCAAATCGCCCTGTTTTGTCCCCAAAATTCCCCATTTTGTCCCCAAATCTCCCCATTTTGTCTCTAAATTGCCCAATTTTGTCCCCGAATCTCCCCATTTTGTCCCCAAATTGCCCcaatttttccccaaatcaccCCATTTCGACCCCAACCCCTCCCCATCGTGCCGGTGTCCCcccacaatttttttttgggggggggccctgctctgaccccccccattccccccccccccagatgcACCCCGGGAGCTGCAGGcgctggtggaggaggaggagccggGGGGGCCCCCCCTAGGCACAGGTGGGTCAtggaggggggggcacagcggaactcccccacccccaaatttGGGGTCCTGACCCCCACCCCCTCCTCAGATGCTGCCACAGAGGGGGGCGACCACctggatgggggggggacagccccaggagccccccTAAGAGAAACCCTggtgagtggggctggggggtcggggggggggggtctggggtaatctgggggggggctggggttGTTTTAAGGGGGTTTGGGTCATTTGGGGGGGGTCTTGAGTTATTTGGGGAGGGGTCTGGGGTCATTTGGGGGGGGTCCAGGGTTATTTTGGGGGGAGTCTGGAGTTATGTGGGGGGTGGTCTGTAGTCTTGGGGGGGGCTTGGGTTATTTTTGGGGTGGTCTGGGGTCACTCGGGGGGGGTGTTACGGGGAGGGCTAAGAACACAGAGGGGGGGTTCCAGGCCCACCCtgaccccccccttttttattttattttattttattttattttattttattttattttattttattttattttatttattttattttattttattttattttattttatttttattttattttattttattttattttattttactttactttactttattttattttactttactttactttattttattttattttattttattttatttattttatttttatttttatttttattttatttattttttattttattttattttattttattttattttattttattttattttattttattttattttattttattttattttattttattttattttattttatttttttccccatttccagcccccccccggggggggcagcggccgcGCCTCGCTGCTGGCCTGGTGCCAGGAGGCCACGGCCGGGTACCGGGGGGTTCGGGTCACCAACTTCAGCACCAGCTGGCGCAGCGGGCTGGCCTTCTGCGCCCTGCTGCACCGCTTCCAGCCACACCGcgtgtgagggggggggggcaaaggggggggggcgggggggggcatggggggggtcagggggggcgTTGGGGGAGGGtagggggtgggtggggggcaccctggggacgTGGCGGGGGAAGGATGGGGGTGGTggagggggatggggggggagaatggggtgtggggggggtgttttggggtggggggggcaaaGGGGGGGTAAAGGGGGGGTAAAAGGGGGGgcaaagggggtggggggggcactCTGAGGATGTGGCGGGGGAAGGATGGGGGTGGtggaggggt
The genomic region above belongs to Anas acuta unplaced genomic scaffold, bAnaAcu1.1 SCAFFOLD_290, whole genome shotgun sequence and contains:
- the LOC137848997 gene encoding EH domain-binding protein 1-like protein 1; this translates as MGSVWKRLQRAGKRAAKVRFEASYEELLVEGTRKWQPDKLVVVWTRRNRRVCSKPHSWQPGIENPYRGMVVWVVPESVDVVVTLYRDPHATTYDEKEWTFLVENESRGRRSVVAGAALDLGRLVGPEPTRLALPLRPRSRKVAAASLRLSLCATLLHEGHPTDEDMRSVASLLSSRMGERWPTWGTSTRARRRRRRRRKVVLGGGCAGRAPPPSPKMHPGSCRRWWRRRSRGGPP